Genomic window (Melioribacteraceae bacterium):
AGATTAATTCATAATGGCCAACTTATCAATTCGGTTGATTCGACAGATGCTGAATTTGTTGTTAACGAAAAAGGGGTATACAGAATAGAGGTCTACCAAAACGAAAATGCCTGGATTTTTTCAAATCATATTAGAATCGGTCTATAATTTTTGTTAGATTTCTCCGCCAAAAAATAAACATTGTTAAAAAAAGAGGTTTCCCGTGTTAGACGCAAAAAAGAAGGTTACTAAAAAACAGATGAAAGAAGATAAGCTCGTAACCAGCTACTACAAAGTTCAATCATTTTATTTCGAAAATCAGGCTAAAGTTTTAATTGCCGCTGGAGTGGTAGTCTTGATAATAGTTGCTGTTATTATGTTAAATAAAAGAGGCGATACTAATAATGTTGCCGCTTCGGCTGCTCTTGCAAAAGTTACTCCACTTATCGAAGCTGGTTCATTGAACGAAGCAATTGAAGGTGATAAAACCGGCAATATCGATGGGCTCAAAAAAATTGTAAATGAGTATGGCGGCAGCGAAGCCGGGGAAGTGGCAAGAATTTATTTAGCAAATGCATATTTTATTTTAGGAAAAGTTGATGAAGCCTTAGATCAGTTTGAAGATTATTCAGGAAGTAATGAGCTATTAAAAGCGGCTTCAAAAGCCGGTGCAGCCTCCTGCTATGAATCGAAGAATGAATGGGAGAAAGCTGCTAATCTTTATTTGGATGCTGCAAATATTTCTAAAATTAATCCATCTAATCCCGAATTTTTATTGAAAGCTGGAAAATGTTTTATAAAATTGGATAATAAAAGTAGAGCCAAAGAACTCTTTTTATCAATAAAAAAAGATTATCCTACTTCACCAATTACGTTTGAATTAGATAAATATCTTCTTCAAATTGAAAACTAAATTACTTATTGCATTTAGAACAGATGCTGATTATTTTTTAATCGAATAGAGGATATATAAATGGCAGATACATCAGATTTTAGAAATGGATTAATAATTCGATATAAAGGGGACCCATTTGTTATTGTTGAATTTCAGCATGTAAAGCCGGGCAAAGGTGGCGCCTTTGTTAGAACTACACTGAAGAACTTAAAAACTGGTAGAGTATTAGAAAATACATTCCGATCGGGTGAAGGAGTTGATGTTGTTAGAGTTGAACGAAGGAAATATCAATTCCTTTTTAAAGAATCTAACGATTTTGTATTAATGGATAATGAGACTTTTGAGCAGACCAACGTATCCTCCGATGTTTTTGGGGAAGGGCAACAATTCTTAAAAGAAAGTGATGAAGTGGAATTACTCTTGGATGATAATGATCAAATCATATCGGCTGAAATTCCGATTTTCGTGAATTTAGAAGTGAAAGATACCGAACCCGGATTTAAAGGAGATACAGCGAACAATGCCTTAAAACCGGCAATACTTGAAACGGGAGCAAAAATTAATGTCCCTCTCTTTGTAAATATTGGAGATATGCTTAAAGTTGACACTAGAAACGGCGCATACGTCGAACGAGTTAAAAACTAAATAAAATAGGTAGCATGGATATAAATCTGATAAAAAAGCTCATCAAAATTGTTGAGCAAAGTGAGATTACCGAATTCTCCGTTCAAGAAGGTGATCTAAAAGTAAGTATCTCAAAACAAACTAACACCCCCCCCAGTTTTCAGATTCAACCTAATTATGAGCAACCAAAACCGCTGCAGGTACAACAACCGGTAACTTCTTCTTCGGTTTCCGTTTCAGAAGTTAAAATTGAAAAGCCCGCTGATAATCTTCATGAAGTCCGTTCCCCAATTGTTGGTACATTTTATAGAGCTCCCGCTCCCGATGCCGACGATTATGTGCATGTAGGGGATTCCGTTTCTGCTGGATCGGTACTTTGTATTATTGAAGCAATGAAACTAATGAATGAAATTGAAAGCGACGTTGACGGTAAGATCGTAAAAATATTAGTTGAAAATGCTTCTCCAGTTGAATACAATCAACCCCTTTTCTTGATTCAGAAAAACTAAATTTCTCAAATTAGCGAGGTTATATTGTTCAAGAAAATATTGATTGCCAATAGGGGCGAGATAGCTCTCCGAATTATCCGCACTTGCAGAGAGTTAGGAATTAAAACAGTTGCAGTCCACTCGGAAGCTGACCGTGATTCTCTTCATACTATTTTTGCTGATGAAGCTGTTTGTATAGGTCCCGCATCAAGCAGCCAAAGTTATTTAAAAGTTCCGAGCATATTATCTGCCGCGCATATTACCGGTGCCGATGCAATTCATCCTGGTTACGGCTTCCTTTC
Coding sequences:
- a CDS encoding tetratricopeptide repeat protein, which encodes MLDAKKKVTKKQMKEDKLVTSYYKVQSFYFENQAKVLIAAGVVVLIIVAVIMLNKRGDTNNVAASAALAKVTPLIEAGSLNEAIEGDKTGNIDGLKKIVNEYGGSEAGEVARIYLANAYFILGKVDEALDQFEDYSGSNELLKAASKAGAASCYESKNEWEKAANLYLDAANISKINPSNPEFLLKAGKCFIKLDNKSRAKELFLSIKKDYPTSPITFELDKYLLQIEN
- the accB gene encoding acetyl-CoA carboxylase biotin carboxyl carrier protein; protein product: MDINLIKKLIKIVEQSEITEFSVQEGDLKVSISKQTNTPPSFQIQPNYEQPKPLQVQQPVTSSSVSVSEVKIEKPADNLHEVRSPIVGTFYRAPAPDADDYVHVGDSVSAGSVLCIIEAMKLMNEIESDVDGKIVKILVENASPVEYNQPLFLIQKN
- the efp gene encoding elongation factor P yields the protein MADTSDFRNGLIIRYKGDPFVIVEFQHVKPGKGGAFVRTTLKNLKTGRVLENTFRSGEGVDVVRVERRKYQFLFKESNDFVLMDNETFEQTNVSSDVFGEGQQFLKESDEVELLLDDNDQIISAEIPIFVNLEVKDTEPGFKGDTANNALKPAILETGAKINVPLFVNIGDMLKVDTRNGAYVERVKN